A genomic region of Anaerobaca lacustris contains the following coding sequences:
- a CDS encoding sugar phosphate isomerase/epimerase family protein: MKIGFHTDAFNTAYFSFEKCLGWAQANEVHYIECGLIDGVSWIHGLGYQPHVALYEDPILLQKKMDSYGVRFSQVDAAYPLSGKDGPLRGVPYVMKSIQWAHLIDCPCVDTTDGMQPPEGLTDAEAMDAMKRSYEQIVEVAEAHKIVVNIEPHGYFTTKPDMMARMLDFCDSPYLGLNMDTGNTFIAGQDPVAFLERFIGRVRHVHIKDVSESLAAAVRGNQTGIAVSQCAIGDGVNADNIRRCLALLRDHGYNGVLSMECEGHAGPMIEKSLQWMRQTLAELSIPIEQ; encoded by the coding sequence ATGAAGATCGGATTTCATACGGATGCGTTCAACACCGCGTACTTCAGCTTCGAAAAGTGTCTGGGCTGGGCGCAGGCGAACGAGGTGCACTACATCGAGTGCGGGCTGATCGACGGGGTCAGTTGGATTCACGGCCTGGGTTATCAGCCGCACGTGGCGCTCTACGAAGACCCGATCCTGCTGCAAAAGAAGATGGACTCCTACGGCGTGCGGTTCTCACAGGTTGACGCCGCCTATCCGCTTTCCGGCAAGGACGGCCCCCTGCGCGGCGTCCCCTATGTGATGAAGTCCATCCAGTGGGCCCACTTGATCGATTGCCCCTGCGTGGACACCACCGACGGGATGCAGCCGCCGGAGGGCCTGACCGACGCCGAGGCGATGGACGCGATGAAACGCAGCTACGAGCAGATCGTCGAGGTCGCCGAGGCGCATAAGATCGTCGTGAATATCGAGCCGCACGGCTACTTCACCACCAAGCCCGACATGATGGCCCGCATGCTCGATTTCTGCGACAGCCCGTATCTCGGCCTCAACATGGACACGGGCAATACGTTCATCGCCGGCCAGGACCCCGTCGCCTTCCTGGAGCGGTTTATCGGCCGCGTCCGCCACGTCCACATCAAGGACGTCTCCGAGTCCCTGGCCGCCGCCGTGCGCGGCAACCAGACGGGCATCGCCGTCAGCCAGTGCGCCATCGGCGACGGCGTCAACGCCGACAACATCCGCCGGTGCCTGGCCCTCCTCCGCGACCACGGCTACAACGGCGTCCTCAGCATGGAATGCGAAGGCCACGCCGGCCCCATGATCGAAAAATCCCTCCAATGGATGCGCCAAACCCTCGCCGAGCTGAGCATCCCCATTGAGCAATAG
- a CDS encoding nucleotidyltransferase domain-containing protein — translation MAKRDAGYAMFRAKPGGLMTLEEKTALDELKRVLQERCGATSVVVYGSKARGDDSPDSDIDVMVVLEDYTPQIESAVDEAVYEINLAHDCLISVVIFGRQELEEGPLGESPLYKRILAEGVPV, via the coding sequence ATGGCCAAACGCGACGCAGGCTATGCGATGTTTCGGGCGAAACCAGGTGGGCTGATGACGTTGGAAGAGAAGACGGCTCTGGACGAGTTGAAGCGGGTTCTGCAGGAGCGGTGCGGTGCGACGTCCGTGGTCGTGTACGGCTCCAAGGCCCGAGGAGACGATTCCCCAGACTCGGATATCGACGTCATGGTCGTGCTGGAAGACTACACGCCTCAGATCGAATCGGCCGTGGACGAAGCAGTGTATGAGATCAACCTGGCCCACGACTGCTTGATTTCGGTGGTGATCTTCGGTCGGCAGGAACTGGAAGAAGGCCCGCTCGGAGAATCGCCGCTCTACAAGCGAATCTTGGCGGAGGGGGTGCCGGTGTGA
- a CDS encoding HEPN domain-containing protein, with protein MTGWEKQKELARYRMQQAEESLDEARFLLAGGKSPRSVINRAYYAMFYAVLALLVYEEFSSSKHSGVLSYFNRRFVKGGVFDKSLGLWLGKAFELRQRADYREQVETAQEQMTSILEQADRFVRAVTAHLVTAGKI; from the coding sequence GTGACGGGCTGGGAAAAGCAGAAGGAGCTGGCGCGATATCGGATGCAACAGGCCGAAGAGAGCCTGGATGAGGCCCGTTTTCTCCTGGCCGGTGGCAAGAGTCCCCGCTCGGTCATCAACCGAGCGTATTACGCTATGTTCTACGCTGTTTTGGCTTTGCTCGTCTACGAGGAATTCTCATCGTCGAAGCACAGCGGTGTCCTGAGTTACTTCAACCGCCGTTTCGTCAAGGGCGGAGTCTTTGACAAATCTCTCGGCCTTTGGTTAGGCAAGGCCTTCGAGTTGCGCCAGCGCGCGGATTACCGCGAACAAGTGGAGACGGCCCAGGAGCAAATGACATCGATTCTGGAGCAGGCAGATCGGTTTGTACGAGCGGTGACAGCTCACCTCGTGACGGCCGGTAAGATATGA
- a CDS encoding IS110 family transposase has protein sequence MWHVGLDVHYRTSTYCILDEDGHEVACETIRGHWPKLLERLAQIAGPWSICFEATCGYGYLYRELSKMGARVIVAHPGQLRLIFRAKRKNDRIDARKLAKLLYLDEVPAAYVPNQAVQNWRELIEYRRRMVDRQTTCKNALRSLLRSQGILASKGLWAKTGLAWLNSLEMPTPAASLKRDLLLDELGQAKHRVKRVTKELDRIGERHPGTLLVRTIPGVGIRTAEAVVAYIDNARRFVHSSQVGAYFGLIPCQDASAGANRLGHITKQGPGTARKYLVEAAWQGVYRSPTIRAYFERLLHGRKERRKIALVATAHYLVRCMHAMLLSGQPWREAA, from the coding sequence ATGTGGCACGTTGGATTGGATGTTCACTATCGCACCAGCACCTACTGTATTCTGGACGAGGATGGGCATGAAGTGGCCTGTGAGACGATCCGGGGACATTGGCCGAAGCTGCTGGAGCGTCTGGCGCAGATCGCCGGGCCGTGGTCGATCTGCTTCGAGGCGACCTGCGGATACGGCTATCTGTATCGCGAGTTGTCCAAGATGGGGGCCCGCGTGATCGTGGCGCATCCGGGTCAACTGCGGCTGATCTTCCGGGCCAAGCGGAAGAACGACCGGATTGACGCCCGCAAACTGGCCAAGCTGCTGTATCTGGACGAGGTGCCCGCCGCGTATGTGCCCAATCAGGCGGTCCAGAACTGGCGGGAGTTGATCGAGTATCGCCGTCGTATGGTAGATCGCCAGACCACCTGCAAGAACGCGCTTCGCAGTCTGCTTCGCTCGCAGGGGATCCTCGCCTCCAAGGGGCTGTGGGCAAAGACGGGTCTGGCTTGGCTGAACTCCCTGGAGATGCCGACGCCGGCGGCCAGTCTCAAACGGGACCTGTTGCTGGACGAATTGGGGCAGGCCAAACATCGGGTCAAGAGGGTCACGAAGGAACTGGATCGGATCGGGGAGCGTCACCCTGGCACGCTGCTGGTTCGGACGATTCCCGGCGTGGGGATTCGCACGGCCGAGGCGGTGGTGGCCTATATCGACAACGCCCGGCGGTTCGTTCACAGTTCCCAGGTGGGCGCTTACTTTGGGCTGATTCCCTGCCAGGACGCCAGTGCCGGGGCCAACCGTCTCGGCCACATCACCAAGCAGGGACCGGGCACGGCCCGCAAGTACCTGGTGGAGGCGGCCTGGCAAGGGGTGTATCGCTCGCCAACGATCCGGGCCTACTTCGAGCGTCTGCTGCACGGCCGCAAGGAACGACGCAAGATCGCTCTGGTGGCGACGGCACACTACCTCGTGCGGTGCATGCACGCCATGCTCCTCAGCGGCCAGCCCTGGCGAGAGGCCGCGTGA
- a CDS encoding addiction module protein has product MKAELDKIMSEAMDLPTPLRAFLAARLIESLDADGAPELSDAWRQEVRRRCREIDEGTVRLVDAEEAFARADARLKQ; this is encoded by the coding sequence ATGAAAGCAGAACTCGACAAGATCATGTCCGAAGCGATGGATTTGCCGACTCCTTTGCGTGCGTTCCTGGCGGCCAGGCTCATCGAGAGCCTCGATGCCGATGGTGCTCCTGAGCTGTCCGATGCGTGGCGGCAAGAGGTCCGCAGGAGGTGTCGGGAGATCGATGAGGGCACAGTCCGTCTGGTGGACGCGGAGGAGGCCTTCGCAAGGGCCGATGCGAGACTCAAACAATGA
- a CDS encoding type II toxin-antitoxin system RelE/ParE family toxin, which produces MKVQLHPEAESEMIEAAAYYENQQMDLGKRFLASVRDAINSITINPRLYPVVDLDVRRCLTKVFPFGVLFRVLPDQIVIVAVMHLARHPDYWKDR; this is translated from the coding sequence ATGAAGGTCCAGCTTCATCCTGAGGCCGAAAGCGAGATGATTGAAGCCGCGGCCTACTATGAGAACCAGCAGATGGACCTGGGCAAGAGGTTTCTGGCGTCCGTTCGGGATGCCATCAACAGTATCACGATCAATCCGCGTCTGTACCCTGTGGTGGATCTTGATGTGAGGCGATGTTTGACCAAGGTGTTCCCGTTCGGTGTTCTGTTCCGGGTCTTGCCTGACCAGATTGTGATTGTCGCCGTCATGCATCTGGCTCGCCATCCCGACTACTGGAAAGATCGGTAG
- a CDS encoding sugar phosphate isomerase/epimerase family protein produces the protein MATEAMHEADQGLNRRNFLGLGAGAVAASLAGAGAAGAADAGSSPVVRPPEGKRILLSCKLGMLPKEIDGKKLSIVDRLQLAAEAGFDGVDFDQAGEFTVEQARDAVRESGVFVHNAINHAHWSQRLTSAKEEERAQGRKNIEHCLRVSHAAGGSGVLIVVGRGGDGPADMVEQRAHEEMKKLIPLAASLGQMILVENVWNQMMYEHDAPPEQGAERFVRFVDGFNSPWVGMYYDVGNHWKYGRPDEWIRTFGYRCVKLDVKGFSRAQNKFVDITSEDDDLPWDQVRKALDDINFAGWTTAEVGGGDLKRLTLVRQQMEKAFGL, from the coding sequence ATGGCGACTGAAGCGATGCACGAAGCGGATCAGGGATTGAATCGTCGCAATTTTCTGGGTCTCGGGGCCGGGGCGGTAGCCGCGTCTCTGGCGGGGGCGGGTGCGGCCGGAGCGGCCGACGCCGGCTCTTCGCCGGTCGTGCGGCCGCCGGAAGGCAAGCGGATTCTGCTGTCCTGCAAACTGGGTATGCTGCCGAAGGAGATCGACGGCAAGAAGCTGTCGATCGTGGACCGGCTGCAATTGGCCGCCGAGGCGGGGTTCGATGGGGTGGACTTCGACCAGGCGGGCGAGTTCACAGTCGAGCAGGCGCGGGACGCCGTGCGCGAGTCTGGCGTGTTCGTCCACAACGCCATCAACCACGCCCACTGGTCCCAGCGCCTCACCAGCGCCAAAGAAGAAGAGCGCGCCCAGGGCCGCAAGAACATCGAGCACTGCCTCCGCGTCTCGCATGCGGCCGGCGGCAGCGGCGTGCTGATTGTCGTGGGCCGCGGGGGCGACGGGCCGGCCGACATGGTCGAGCAACGTGCCCACGAAGAGATGAAGAAGCTGATCCCGCTGGCCGCCTCGCTGGGGCAGATGATCCTGGTGGAGAATGTCTGGAATCAGATGATGTACGAGCACGATGCCCCGCCGGAGCAGGGGGCCGAGCGGTTCGTCCGGTTCGTGGACGGCTTCAACAGCCCGTGGGTCGGGATGTACTACGACGTCGGCAACCACTGGAAGTACGGCCGGCCCGACGAATGGATTCGCACGTTCGGCTATCGCTGCGTCAAACTCGACGTCAAAGGCTTCAGCCGGGCCCAGAACAAGTTCGTCGATATCACCAGCGAAGACGACGACCTGCCGTGGGACCAGGTCCGCAAGGCGCTCGACGACATCAACTTCGCCGGCTGGACCACCGCCGAAGTCGGCGGCGGCGACCTCAAACGACTCACCCTCGTCCGTCAGCAGATGGAAAAAGCCTTCGGCCTATAG
- a CDS encoding DUF1559 domain-containing protein, whose amino-acid sequence MAIERMEGCRKAGPRGAFTLIELLVVIAIIAGLMAILVPVLGRAREHARRAVCLSNLRQLTIAWLTYAHEYDGVLVHGRAFGVRGHSSNNEPWRWARGWLGRAFLETDRSAIMEHPEKGSLWPYISDVDFYRCPNGTPGHLATYHTVSSANSTPLEGTYVPQTQDSKTLNPMGKRVGTTVLFLSRLEQITRPGPAQRAVFIDSGQVNVTDFRVHYVHPLWNWADPPPIRHAGGTTLSFADGHAEYWKWKGRETLKIPREPFPSRDLLREVVAEEARKRLDDTFSTSGYEPQTEDGRYDLQRMQRAVWGRLGYTPPRKRSAP is encoded by the coding sequence ATGGCGATTGAACGCATGGAAGGCTGTCGGAAGGCTGGCCCTCGCGGCGCCTTCACCTTGATCGAGCTGCTGGTGGTGATTGCGATCATCGCCGGTCTGATGGCGATACTGGTGCCGGTGCTGGGCAGGGCGCGCGAGCACGCCCGCCGCGCCGTCTGCCTGAGCAATCTGCGCCAGCTCACAATCGCATGGCTGACCTACGCCCACGAATACGACGGCGTGCTCGTCCACGGTCGTGCTTTCGGCGTCCGCGGACACAGTTCCAACAATGAACCGTGGCGCTGGGCACGTGGCTGGCTGGGGCGGGCCTTTCTGGAGACGGACCGCTCGGCCATTATGGAACATCCGGAGAAAGGGAGCCTGTGGCCTTATATCAGCGACGTGGACTTCTACCGCTGTCCCAATGGAACGCCCGGCCATCTGGCCACCTATCACACCGTCTCCAGCGCTAACAGCACACCCTTGGAGGGAACCTATGTGCCGCAAACGCAGGACAGCAAAACGCTCAACCCAATGGGGAAACGTGTGGGCACGACGGTCCTGTTCCTGAGCCGATTGGAGCAGATCACCCGCCCCGGCCCTGCCCAGCGGGCCGTCTTCATCGACAGTGGACAGGTCAATGTGACCGATTTCCGCGTTCACTACGTTCATCCCTTGTGGAATTGGGCGGACCCGCCTCCCATCCGCCATGCCGGCGGCACAACCTTATCGTTTGCAGACGGCCATGCCGAATACTGGAAATGGAAAGGCCGCGAAACCCTCAAGATCCCGCGCGAACCATTTCCCTCTCGCGATCTCCTTAGGGAAGTGGTGGCAGAGGAAGCACGCAAGAGGCTGGATGATACCTTCAGTACCTCCGGCTACGAACCGCAGACCGAGGACGGCCGCTACGACTTGCAGAGAATGCAAAGAGCCGTCTGGGGCCGCCTCGGGTACACGCCCCCGAGGAAGCGGAGCGCTCCCTGA
- a CDS encoding discoidin domain-containing protein, with amino-acid sequence MDRSQSMAVRLFCTLLALILAPIHNPLARAQEPELVLSPIWNVAATSNGISTNDEVGPEYIVNRSGLNANNEHSNWPGDMWHAMEADGPIYVQFEFEDVYPLEEMWIWNYNSDWWLEHGVKDVTVEYSEDGIDWTVFGNIECAMGTGTDDYAANTIVSLGGILARYVRLTILSTYGTFPAAGLSEVQFRTFTETIHRIYNVTATSNVASREGNGPENTVDDSGMNANGGHSTWWVDMWIVDPNGGPVYIQFELGGLYELEQMWVWNCNTMGFQAKDVTIEYSEDGIDWVTFGGVRLGRATGQPNCPVSSVISLNGIAARYVRLTIHNTWEANVTIVGREGILDIEPVGLSEVRFFTKQPPPGTPASYVLVLDSFEQYTDEEDLGEAIFQTWIDDVQYGGNARVGHWYTPFAETEIVHSGAQAMPFFYTNANWPYYAETYRDLEGPLQNWRIDGAEALTLYFHGSTDQDHHVETDWLYVVVEDGAGGTAVVYHPDPDALRSNDWQQWSIDLDEFAAVDLSHVVRLILGVGNHSNLRPGGNSVIYIDDIGLGAAPPEGAEN; translated from the coding sequence ATGGACAGGTCTCAGTCGATGGCTGTCAGGCTGTTCTGCACGCTGCTCGCCCTGATTCTCGCTCCAATCCACAATCCGCTGGCCCGCGCCCAGGAGCCGGAACTGGTCCTTTCTCCAATCTGGAACGTCGCTGCCACGAGCAATGGGATTTCGACGAACGATGAGGTCGGGCCCGAGTATATCGTCAATCGCTCCGGACTGAATGCGAACAACGAGCACTCGAACTGGCCCGGCGACATGTGGCATGCCATGGAAGCCGATGGGCCTATCTACGTCCAGTTTGAGTTCGAGGACGTATACCCGCTCGAGGAGATGTGGATCTGGAACTACAACTCGGACTGGTGGCTCGAACATGGCGTCAAGGATGTCACAGTCGAGTACTCCGAGGACGGGATCGACTGGACGGTTTTCGGCAATATCGAGTGTGCCATGGGTACCGGCACCGACGACTACGCCGCCAATACCATCGTCTCGCTGGGGGGCATCCTGGCCCGGTACGTCCGCCTTACCATCCTGAGCACCTATGGAACCTTTCCCGCCGCAGGGCTCAGCGAGGTTCAGTTCCGGACGTTTACCGAGACCATCCATCGGATCTACAACGTTACGGCCACGAGCAATGTAGCCTCAAGAGAGGGAAACGGACCCGAGAATACGGTCGACGACTCCGGCATGAACGCCAACGGCGGGCACTCGACGTGGTGGGTCGATATGTGGATCGTCGATCCGAACGGCGGTCCTGTGTATATCCAGTTTGAACTCGGCGGTCTGTACGAGTTGGAGCAGATGTGGGTCTGGAACTGCAACACGATGGGCTTCCAGGCCAAAGACGTCACAATCGAATACTCCGAGGATGGGATCGACTGGGTGACCTTTGGCGGCGTCCGGCTTGGCCGGGCCACAGGGCAACCCAACTGCCCCGTGAGCTCCGTCATCTCGCTGAACGGCATTGCCGCTCGGTATGTCCGACTCACCATACACAACACGTGGGAAGCCAACGTCACCATCGTTGGCCGGGAAGGAATCCTGGATATTGAGCCAGTCGGGCTCAGCGAGGTGCGATTCTTCACCAAGCAACCCCCGCCGGGCACGCCTGCCTCCTACGTCCTCGTCCTGGACAGTTTCGAACAATACACGGACGAGGAGGATCTCGGTGAGGCCATCTTCCAGACGTGGATCGACGACGTGCAGTACGGCGGCAACGCCCGCGTCGGACACTGGTATACCCCCTTTGCCGAGACCGAGATCGTCCACAGCGGTGCGCAGGCGATGCCGTTCTTCTACACCAACGCAAACTGGCCCTACTACGCCGAGACGTACCGCGACCTGGAAGGGCCGTTGCAGAATTGGCGTATCGACGGCGCCGAGGCTTTGACACTCTACTTCCATGGCAGCACAGACCAGGACCACCACGTCGAGACCGATTGGCTGTACGTGGTCGTCGAGGACGGCGCCGGCGGCACTGCGGTGGTCTATCACCCCGACCCCGATGCGCTGCGGAGCAACGACTGGCAGCAGTGGTCGATCGACCTCGATGAATTCGCCGCCGTGGACCTGAGCCACGTTGTGCGTTTGATCCTGGGCGTCGGCAACCACAGCAACCTGCGCCCCGGCGGAAACAGCGTCATCTACATTGACGATATCGGCCTCGGCGCCGCTCCGCCCGAAGGCGCCGAGAACTGA
- a CDS encoding SDH family Clp fold serine proteinase — protein MARKKAVKKVSGKAPSPKKRKAEFYSSSPYAGVAFCQCIQELEEATKLPVVLLCHGGDAKDPYAYFNDLTYEVFARNIRRLERGKPVQVVIDSPGGDARCAYKLASLLRKHCGHFFAVVPHYAKSAATLFALGADTIVMSRFAELGPLDVQIEYTDKEERFSGLEVVQAVERLNGEAMRALDQQMVFWLMRSRKKLDTLLPVVTHFVSEMMRPLFERIDTVNYTAMARALKVAQDYAERLLEATGLGTKQAKEIAERLTTAYSEHGYVLDCEELNRIGMGNVQEATGEAGSILERLAFLERGSTMLGPLKEV, from the coding sequence ATGGCGAGGAAGAAAGCAGTAAAGAAGGTTAGCGGAAAGGCTCCTTCTCCAAAGAAGCGGAAGGCAGAGTTTTACTCAAGCAGTCCCTACGCCGGAGTGGCATTCTGCCAATGTATCCAAGAACTTGAAGAGGCAACCAAATTGCCTGTTGTCCTGCTATGTCACGGTGGAGACGCTAAGGACCCGTACGCTTATTTCAATGACCTCACATATGAAGTGTTCGCCAGGAATATAAGGCGCCTTGAAAGAGGCAAACCGGTTCAGGTGGTGATTGATTCTCCGGGTGGCGATGCACGTTGTGCATATAAATTGGCATCTCTACTTCGGAAGCATTGTGGGCATTTCTTTGCCGTGGTTCCGCATTACGCCAAGAGCGCTGCCACCCTATTCGCCCTCGGCGCAGACACGATTGTGATGAGTCGGTTTGCTGAATTGGGACCTCTTGACGTTCAAATAGAATATACGGACAAAGAGGAGCGATTTTCTGGTTTAGAAGTAGTACAGGCGGTTGAACGACTCAATGGCGAAGCCATGCGGGCCTTGGATCAACAAATGGTGTTTTGGTTGATGCGCTCTCGCAAGAAACTCGATACACTACTTCCGGTAGTGACGCACTTTGTATCAGAAATGATGCGGCCATTGTTTGAGAGAATCGACACGGTGAACTATACCGCTATGGCTCGGGCTCTCAAGGTGGCACAAGATTACGCAGAACGACTTCTTGAGGCCACAGGATTAGGAACTAAACAGGCTAAAGAGATCGCGGAAAGGCTGACCACGGCGTATTCGGAGCATGGTTATGTCCTTGATTGCGAGGAATTGAACCGAATTGGAATGGGCAACGTACAGGAGGCAACCGGAGAAGCAGGAAGCATTCTTGAGCGGCTGGCTTTCTTGGAACGAGGCTCTACCATGTTGGGTCCTCTAAAGGAGGTATAG
- a CDS encoding IS1 family transposase has product MNKLTREKRVRVIAALVEGNSIRATVRMTGVAKNTVSKLLCDIGQACERYHDRVMADLPCKRLQVDEIWSFCYAKQKNVPEPLKGTFGYGDVWTWVAIDADTKLVPQWLVGLRTAEWADAFIGDLAYRLKNRVQLTSDGLKVYLNAVEEVFGGEVDYATLVKIYGSEKSPEEPITTHKYSPGQVTGCQLTVIQGKPDPRHISTSYVERQNLTMRMSMRRFTRLTNGFSKKVENLSYAVALHFVHYNFCRIHQSLRMTPAMKAKVTDHLWDLDELVDLIDQ; this is encoded by the coding sequence ATGAATAAGCTGACCAGAGAAAAACGTGTGCGTGTCATAGCGGCCCTGGTAGAGGGAAATTCTATCCGCGCCACAGTCCGCATGACGGGAGTAGCCAAGAACACGGTCTCCAAACTCCTGTGCGACATCGGCCAAGCCTGCGAACGCTATCATGACAGAGTCATGGCAGACTTGCCCTGCAAACGGCTTCAAGTTGACGAGATTTGGAGCTTCTGCTACGCCAAGCAAAAGAACGTCCCCGAGCCTCTAAAGGGTACGTTCGGCTATGGCGACGTCTGGACATGGGTAGCCATTGACGCAGATACTAAGCTCGTTCCGCAGTGGCTCGTTGGTCTACGAACAGCAGAATGGGCCGATGCCTTCATAGGGGACTTGGCTTATCGCCTCAAGAACCGTGTGCAGCTTACCAGCGACGGCCTCAAGGTCTATTTGAATGCAGTAGAGGAAGTGTTCGGGGGTGAGGTTGACTACGCCACATTGGTCAAGATCTATGGCAGCGAGAAAAGTCCGGAAGAACCGATAACGACTCACAAGTACAGTCCAGGTCAAGTGACTGGATGCCAGTTGACAGTCATTCAGGGCAAGCCCGACCCGCGTCACATCTCCACGTCTTATGTGGAGCGGCAAAATCTGACTATGAGAATGTCCATGCGACGGTTCACCCGACTAACAAACGGATTCAGCAAGAAGGTAGAGAATCTAAGCTATGCCGTTGCGCTGCACTTCGTTCACTATAACTTTTGCCGGATTCATCAATCACTGCGAATGACGCCTGCGATGAAGGCAAAAGTAACCGATCACCTTTGGGACCTGGACGAATTGGTTGATCTTATCGACCAATGA
- a CDS encoding dihydrolipoamide acetyltransferase family protein, with protein MAKEIKLPQLGQTMEEGTVVNCLVKVGDEVKKGDVIFEIETDKATLEMESPLGGFVKHVLAKVDQTLLVGAPMLVLGEKDEEVPQSFVDSLLGVESAPSGPAPAATTAIAEPAKAAPEPAKPAGKIMASPRAKKLAQELGVDLTTLKGTGPAGKITELDIQKAAEAKPARPATAAAAAAPAAAAGEARLGTTIALNRLQRITAERMLKSKQEIPCFYLTVRADVTNLVAKRAELNAAGDVKVSFNDFIIKAVATGLERFPIMTGQLAGSAIKLADAIHIGLAISVPDGLVAPLVKDVNNKGLKQIARDSQALIERTRADKLDLSDLEGGCTTVSNLGAFGIESFIPIVVPGQCTILGIGKITDTCVPDNGNILVRKLMNMTLSVDHKVANGAYAAQFLDFVRNLLEEPSGLTV; from the coding sequence ATGGCGAAAGAAATCAAGCTGCCGCAGCTCGGCCAGACGATGGAGGAAGGCACCGTCGTCAACTGCCTGGTCAAGGTCGGCGATGAGGTCAAGAAAGGCGACGTGATCTTCGAGATCGAAACGGACAAGGCCACCCTCGAGATGGAATCGCCCTTGGGCGGTTTCGTCAAACACGTGCTGGCCAAGGTCGATCAGACGCTGCTGGTCGGCGCGCCGATGCTCGTATTGGGCGAGAAGGACGAAGAGGTGCCACAGAGCTTCGTCGATTCTCTGCTGGGAGTCGAATCAGCTCCCTCCGGCCCAGCGCCCGCTGCCACAACGGCGATCGCTGAGCCCGCCAAGGCCGCGCCGGAACCGGCCAAGCCGGCGGGCAAGATCATGGCCTCGCCCCGCGCCAAGAAGCTGGCGCAGGAGTTGGGCGTGGACCTGACGACCCTGAAAGGGACCGGACCGGCCGGCAAGATCACCGAACTGGACATCCAGAAGGCCGCCGAGGCCAAGCCCGCCAGGCCCGCAACCGCAGCCGCGGCGGCCGCACCGGCTGCTGCCGCAGGCGAGGCCCGACTCGGGACCACCATCGCCCTGAACCGGCTCCAGCGGATCACTGCCGAGCGGATGCTCAAGAGCAAGCAGGAGATCCCCTGCTTCTATCTGACCGTCCGGGCCGATGTCACGAACCTCGTCGCCAAGCGAGCGGAACTCAACGCCGCCGGCGACGTGAAGGTCTCCTTCAACGATTTCATCATAAAGGCGGTCGCCACCGGCCTCGAGAGATTCCCGATCATGACGGGCCAACTCGCCGGAAGCGCCATCAAGCTGGCCGATGCCATTCACATCGGCCTGGCGATTTCCGTGCCCGACGGTCTGGTCGCCCCGCTGGTCAAGGACGTCAACAACAAGGGGCTCAAGCAGATCGCCCGCGACAGCCAGGCGCTGATCGAGCGGACCCGCGCCGACAAGCTGGACCTGTCGGATCTCGAAGGCGGATGCACCACCGTGAGTAACCTCGGCGCCTTCGGGATCGAGTCGTTCATCCCGATCGTCGTGCCCGGCCAGTGCACCATCCTGGGCATCGGCAAGATCACGGACACCTGCGTGCCCGACAACGGCAACATCCTCGTGCGAAAGCTGATGAACATGACGCTGTCGGTGGACCACAAGGTCGCCAACGGCGCGTATGCCGCCCAGTTCCTCGATTTCGTGCGGAATCTGCTGGAGGAGCCATCGGGACTTACTGTGTAG